Proteins encoded together in one Impatiens glandulifera chromosome 1, dImpGla2.1, whole genome shotgun sequence window:
- the LOC124919609 gene encoding gibberellin receptor GID1C, which translates to MAGNEEINLSESMTVVPLNTWVLISNFKLSYNLLRRPDGTFNRHLAEFLDRKVTANANPVDGVLSFDVIMNRETSLLSRIYRPAPVDEGIPSIIELEKPLGREILPVIIFFHGGSFVHSSANTAIYDTLCRRLVGNCKAVVVSVNYRRAPENCCPCAYDDGWAAVKWVNSKTWLQSEKDSKVHIYLVGDSSGGNIVHNVAARAVESGIRVLGNVLLNPMFGGERRTESEKRLDGKYFVTIRDRDWYWRAFLPEGADRDHPACNPFGPNGKSLEGIEFFPKSLVVVAGLDLVQDWQLAYVDGLKRNGQEVKLLFLERATVGFYLLPNNDHFYTVMDEISNFVSS; encoded by the exons AGATTAATCTCAGTGAATCGATG ACTGTGGTTCCATTGAATACATGGGTACTCATTTCCAATTTCAAACTGTCTTACAATCTTCTCCGTAGACCAGATGGAACCTTCAACCGTCATTTAGCAGAATTCCTTGACCGAAAAGTAACCGCCAACGCAAATCCAGTCGACGGGGTTCTCTCGTTCGATGTGATCATGAACCGGGAAACAAGCCTTCTCAGTCGAATCTATCGCCCTGCCCCGGTCGATGAAGGTATACCTAGTATAATAGAACTTGAGAAGCCTTTGGGCAGAGAAATTCTACCTGTAATAATCTTCTTCCATGGAGGAAGCTTCGTTCATTCATCTGCAAACACAGCAATTTACGACACTCTATGTCGTAGGCTAGTGGGTAATTGTAAGGCAGTTGTGGTATCGGTAAACTATCGACGGGCACCTGAAAACTGCTGTCCGTGCGCGTATGACGATGGTTGGGCAGCTGTTAAGTGGGTTAACTCGAAAACATGGCTGCAGAGCGAAAAGGACTCGAAAGTTCATATTTATTTGGTGGGAGATAGTTCAGGAGGGAATATTGTTCATAATGTAGCTGCAAGGGCAGTTGAATCAGGAATTCGAGTTTTGGGTAATGTACTTTTGAATCCGATGTTTGGTGGGGAAAGGAGAACCGAATCGGAGAAGAGACTTGATGGGAAATATTTTGTTACCATTCGTGACCGAGATTGGTATTGGAGAGCTTTTCTTCCAGAAGGAGCGGATAGGGATCATCCAGCTTGTAATCCATTTGGTCCGAATGGGAAATCGCTTGAAGGGATCGAATTCTTCCCAAAGAGTCTAGTTGTTGTAGCCGGTTTGGATCTTGTTCAGGATTGGCAGTTGGCTTATGTTGATGGTTTAAAGAGAAACGGGCAAGAAGTGAAACTTCTTTTCTTGGAGAGGGCAACCGTCGGTTTCTACTTGTTGCCAAATAACGATCATTTCTACACTGTCATGGACGAGATTAGTAACTTTGTGAGTTCTTAA